From the genome of Minwuia thermotolerans:
GGAGCTTTCGACGACCTCGAAGCCGTTCAGGCCGAAGGCGTCGGCGGCGATCATGTCGAGGATCAGGCGGTTGCCGTCATTGCCCGGCTCGATGCCGTAGATCTTGCCGTCGAGCTGTTCGCGGAACTCGGCGATATCGGAGAAATCCTGCAGTCCCGCGTCATAGGTGTATTGCGGCACGGCCAGGGTGTACTTGGCGCCCTCCAGATTGACGCCGACCACGTCGACGCTGCCTTCCTCGCGGTAGGGGGCCAGATCGGCTTCCATCGTCGGCATCCAGTTGCCCAGGAAGACGTCGATGTCGGCGTTCTTCAGCGACGTATAGGTGACCGGCACCGACAGCACCTTCACGTCGGGACTGTAGCCCAGCGCCTCCAGCACCACCGTGGTGGCGGCCGTCGTGGCTGTGATATCGGTCCAGCCCACGTCGGAGAAGCGGACTTCCTTGCACTTCTCCGGTTCGTCATAGACGTTCTGCGCCGCGACAGCCGTGGCCGGGACGGCGAGGGCCAGACAGGCCGCAACGGAAAGGATCAGGTTCCTCATGACGCACTCCCTTTTGTTATCTCTCGCGTCGGGTAACCACGATCCGTCCTGCCGCACCGGGCGTCAAGGCGTCCTTGCGCCTCGCGCCGGCCGCGATATATAGCGCCGGTCATGGACATCGATCTGGAAATCCCGGGCCCGCGGGCGGACGCACGCGTCGTCGTCGCCATGTCCGGCGGCGTCGACTCGTCGGTCACGGCCGCGCTCTGCAAGGAAGCCGGCTACGACGTGGTCGGCATCACGCTGCAGCTTTACGACCACGGCCAGGCGACGGCGCGCAAGGGCGCCTGCTGCGCCGGCCAGGACATCCACGACGCCCGCCGCGTGGCCGACCGGATCGGCATCCCCCACTACGTCCTGGACTATGAAAGCCGTTTCCGGGACGCGGTGGTCGACGACTTCGCCGACGCCTATCTGCGCGGCGAGACGCCGGTGCCCTGCATCCGCTGCAACCAGACGGTGAAGTTCCGCGACCTGCTGGCGACGGCGAAGGACCTGGGCGCCGCGGCGCTGGCGACAGGCCACTATGTCCGCCGCGCCGTCGGACCCGGCGGGCCGGAACTGCGCAACGCCGCCGACGACAGCCGCGACCAGAGCTACTTCCTGTTCGCCACCACGCGCGAACAGCTCGACTTCCTGCGCTTTCCCCTGGGCGGCCTGCCCAAGCCGGCGGTCCGCGCCCACGCCGAGCGCCTGGGCCTGCCGGTGGCGGCCAAGCCCGACAGCCAGGATATCTGCTTCGTGCCCAACGGCGACTACCGCCGCGTGATCGAGCGCCTGCGCCCCGACGCCCGCGTGCCGGGCGAGATCGTCGACCTGTCCGGCCGGGTGCTGGGCCGCCATGACGGCGTGATCGGTTTCACCATCGGCCAGCGCAAGGGCCTGGGACTGGGCGGCGAAGGCGGCGGCGAGACCGAGCCGCGCTATGTCGTCCGCCTCGATCCGGCGCGCGCGCGCGTCGTCGTCGGCCCGCGCGATGCGCTCGCCTGCCACGCGCTGACGGTGAAGGAACTGAACTGGCTGGGCGCCGACACGATCCCGCCGGAAGGCCTGGAGGTCATGGCGAAGATCCGCAACACCGCGCCCGCCACCCCGGCCCGGCTTTTCGCCGGCGAAGACGGCTGGGCGACAGTGCGCTTCGATCAGCCGGAGTTCGGCGTCTCGCCGGGCCAGGCCTGCGTCTTCTACGACGGCGACCGGGTGCTCGGCGGCGGCTGGATCGTCGAGGCCGAAAGCGCCGCGGCGGCGTAGGGATCGTTCACAGGCGATTACCGTTGACGCCCTTGGACTTGATCCAAGGGCCCAGCAAAGCCGATTGACTGGGTCCTGGGGTCAGGCCCCAGGACGCCATTGTGGTTGCGACCGTCTCGTCAGAACGCGCGCCGGCCGGCCCAGCCAACCCCGGCGCGCGGACCTGCCTAG
Proteins encoded in this window:
- a CDS encoding choline ABC transporter substrate-binding protein translates to MRNLILSVAACLALAVPATAVAAQNVYDEPEKCKEVRFSDVGWTDITATTAATTVVLEALGYSPDVKVLSVPVTYTSLKNADIDVFLGNWMPTMEADLAPYREEGSVDVVGVNLEGAKYTLAVPQYTYDAGLQDFSDIAEFREQLDGKIYGIEPGNDGNRLILDMIAADAFGLNGFEVVESSEQGMLAQVGRAVKNKEHIVFLGWAPHPMNANYDMAYLSGGDDYFGPDYGGATVYTNVRQGYLEECPNVARFLNNLKFTLAMENEIMGAILNEDQDPENAARAWLKNHPEMLETWLKGVRTTADGNALEAVKAELGI
- the mnmA gene encoding tRNA 2-thiouridine(34) synthase MnmA; the encoded protein is MDIDLEIPGPRADARVVVAMSGGVDSSVTAALCKEAGYDVVGITLQLYDHGQATARKGACCAGQDIHDARRVADRIGIPHYVLDYESRFRDAVVDDFADAYLRGETPVPCIRCNQTVKFRDLLATAKDLGAAALATGHYVRRAVGPGGPELRNAADDSRDQSYFLFATTREQLDFLRFPLGGLPKPAVRAHAERLGLPVAAKPDSQDICFVPNGDYRRVIERLRPDARVPGEIVDLSGRVLGRHDGVIGFTIGQRKGLGLGGEGGGETEPRYVVRLDPARARVVVGPRDALACHALTVKELNWLGADTIPPEGLEVMAKIRNTAPATPARLFAGEDGWATVRFDQPEFGVSPGQACVFYDGDRVLGGGWIVEAESAAAA